The following nucleotide sequence is from Mangifera indica cultivar Alphonso chromosome 1, CATAS_Mindica_2.1, whole genome shotgun sequence.
TCCTCGTGTGCAGATTGAGAATGAGTGCACTGCCTTGCGTGAAACTGTTGCTAGCCAACAGCAAACCATACAAGATTTGTATGTGGAGTTGGAAGAGGAGAGAAATGCCTCATCTTCCGCTGCAAATGAGGCCATGTCCATGATATTGAAGTTGCAAAGGGAGAAGGCAGAAGTTCAAATGGAGGCAAGGCAGTTCAAGCGATTTGCAGAAGAGAAAATGTCACATGACCAACAAGAGCTTTTCGCCTTGGAGGATTTATTGTACAAGAGAGAGCAGGCCATTCAAGCCTTAACTTGTGAAGTGCAGGCTTATAGGCATAGGATGATGAGTTATGGGCTTACGGAGGCTGAGGCTGATGGTGACAAACATGGACCTAGTCATAATCCAAACATGGTGGAAAGTGCTGATACCCAATTTGATCTTCCTGTGTTTGATTACCCACCGTTGAAGTGCAACTTGAATGAGAATTATACTCCCTTGGAGGATGATAATGACAGTGTAGATATTGAAAAATATCCATATGGTGAGACCCCTCGTGGCCAGAATGAAAAATATCCATATGGTGAGACCCCTTGTGCTCAAAGTCGATTGAAGAATTTAGAATTTAGGATTCATCAAATGGAGAGGAGTCCTGGAAACAGCCATCTGGATGGGAATTTTTCCAGTGGGAAGAATTTAGAGAAGGTGATTATTGGCCAGTCTCCCAGGCCCCAAAAACACAGTAGGAGGTTCTCTAATGATAGTTCAAGTTCATACATGGGAATGTTTAAAGAAACAGGTTCAGATTCTGTCACAGAATCTCCTAGGTTTAAAAGTTATGTCAAGAAGATGGAACAAACAGAGGATTATTCTAGTTTGAGAAAAATGGATACTGCTGTTGAATTTTGTGATGAAATGAGTGACAGAGTTTATACCATTGATTCTGTCAACAATGGagtaaaatataatagttttaagGAACCTAAAAATGGTGTAGGAGTTTGTGAGGACTATGACAACTCACCAAGAGATTCACTGAACAGATATTATACTGAAGATCCAGATGTCAATAAGCTCTACATGAGGCTTCAATCACTTGAGGCCGACAGGGAATCAATGAGACAAGCAATTATTTCAATGCGGACAGACAAAGCACAAATGGtcttattaaaagaaattgCTCAACATCTGTGCATGGAAATGACCCCTGAAAGGCAAATGCCTGTGAGGAAATCATCTGTCAATAGAAATTTCTCCTTCATGTCaattttcaaggtaattttaGATACATCGTGTATATCCATTAACCTTTCTCCTCTTTTCTGTAGGATAACCGTATCACTGATGTGCATGTTGTTGTAAACCAGTGCACTGATCTCTACCATGTTGCATTTTCATTTAATGAACTTAATCTTTCTGatgttatagaattttaaattttatcttcatcTAAACCTCCAATTTTCCAAGTGCTCCCAAACTGAATTTTAATGTAGAAGGGTTGTTTGTAAACATGATTTAGCTGTAATTAAATGGAGTCTTTTTGATAGCTTTGAAGTTGGGGAAAACAGCAATAGTGAATGGTATCCTCATgcttttttatccttttattttgCTTCTTTAGGGCATCTAAAACTCTTAGAGCTGATTCCTACCAGAAAATGTGTTTCACTACTCAAATGGTTTTATAAGTGTTATTATGCTCAGTATTAATATATTTGGCAGCTTTTATTGGTTCTCTGAATATGTATATTCTTAGATTGTAGTTCATTTTCTTATCTTAGATCTGTCTCTTGAACCAGTTTTGGTGTATCTTCTTAGTTGGtacatcataattttttttttttcattttatttgctTTATCCGAGTGCTTATTTGGTATTAAATCTGGACATGTTTCTGTGATTCTAGTTACATTGTTGAAAACTTTATAAACCAAATATACATTGATGTTGTGGCTAACAAAAGTTTCCTTTATCTTGGTCTGATAATATGATCTATTTCAATAACCTGATCATCCTGTTTTGaactttttcctcttttgtgttttatgttCAGTGGATCGCATCCTTTGTTTTCTGGAGGAAAGGTTATCGTAGCAAGTAAGTAAATACTTGTCATAGTTGCTAGTGAAGTTTCTTAATGATCTTTTTTGTCTCTTCTCTAATGAGTAATAGCATATTTCCCAATATCTTTGAAATAACCACTTAATGCTCCATTAAGAATGTAAAATCTTTTGGAATTTCATGACTGTCCTAGGAACCGTACAAAACTTATTGTAGGCTTTTATCACTTATTGAGTAGGATTCTTATGGCTCCATGGCAATATGCAACTCTTATTTGTTCTGCCAAAATCCTAGTGGTTAGGTGAAAATTTTAGGCAGTTTTCCCAATGGTGAAATTGATAcgagataaataaataaaattcacgTCCACTATTTGAACAACTTAAAATGATGCGTTAAGTGTGGAAATGTACATGTTGCAATCATAGAATCATATGGGACAGTTTATTATTTGTTGATTGATGCTTTTATGTGAGCTATTTAACTGCATGTACAATTCTTGTGTTTCCTGCAAGCACAACTGCATCCAACATAGACATTTTATACTGTGGTGTATCAACAGTGATTGATCtcatatttatcataaattaatgTAATTTCAGGTATACAGCTGGGTTGTCAGCTGACAATGTGGGCTTGCTTTTGCTTCTAGATAAGAGCACTCACATGAGGCAGTCAAGATGTGTTCACAGCATACAAGTGTGAAATTGGTTCTGAAATTTCTGTTTTCATTGGAAGGTTATGCTCATAATTGCAAATGCCATGCTCATAAATGTGAATGCCATGTGGATTTTCGTCATACTGTTACCGTGACTTTCTCATTCTTTTGCCTGGATTCCTGGTTGCCTGGTAATTGGGTGTATTGTGAAGTGttgatttgtttcattttcttggGATTGAAAAGATTCTGCTGTTTGATTAGTAAAACATGGATATGGTGTAGGCATGCTTGTTCATTAGGTTGTTGGTAAtcagaagaaggaaaaaagtcTTCGAACACTCTGCCCCTGTACATTGCAGATTCTTGTATGATTTCAATCAATATGAAGTGCTATTTTTCCTCATCTCTAAGGGCTTTCTTATAAGCTGATCATCATTTCtctattaattgatttattatcttaattttcttttgccaAAGTTCTCTACTTAGGATTATATCGTTTTCATTCTTAAGACAATTTATGTTCAAACCACATTGAGAGAGGTCTAATTAGATTGAAATTTTCGTTCGGATCTCCCCTGTATTTGACATTCAGTTAATAATTATATAGGTTGTATACTCTTTTTCAGCCTTTGACAAGTATGCAATACACTTTGATAGCCTGGGCCCCTTTTGCATTTTAAATAACCAATATGATTTATTCAAGTTTAGCAGTTTTAGACTGATAATTGGAAGTGAGTGGTGAGCTTCTTAAAAGATGCTGAGTTTGGACCTAGTAGAGTAAATCTGGGTCATGTGCTTGTCTGGAAGTGATATTTGTTATATGTTTTATCTGGTTTTGGGGAGTTCTCTGATGAAAAAGACTTGGGAACTTTCATTTGAGTGCAGTATTTGTAGTACCAGCAATCAACAGTGGCAGACTTATCCATAAACTGATAAAATAGGTGAACCAATTGAAATGATTGATTGTGACTGTCCATGTTGTTAACTTCATCTAGAACTTTACTTTTGACACACGACAGATTATGAAAATGCCTTTGGCTTTTGTCTGAAGTCAAGTCCACTCTATTCCAAAGGACAGATACTGTTACCTTAAGTTTGGGGGAAATTCAACAAACAGTTGTCTTAGAATCATGATGATTAGATTATTACCATATAATTCAGGTAATTGGAGTTAGAAAATCATGTGCCTGGGCAGAAATCGACGAGAAtgtcaaattcatcatttttatttataaattttaaacaaattatcaatatttaataatttataaattcactaaatgaagagtttgaatttactaattgttttttttttagtgaggataaataaaaatgatgtttACTTTTATAGTAAGTTGAACTTAAATAGTATCACATGTACAAATAAAAGtatctaatttattaattttgaattaagagaaAAAGTGAATAATCGTATCACCTAATTACAAGCTGTCACTTTAATTTGTACaaacaaatttgtataatttgtttgtgtGTATAGTTTTATTCCATTAATAATGGGGATGAGAAATTTTCTAAGTCTTTATAGGACTAAATGAACTCAAAGAAAACCTTAGGGACGAATTTTTATTCTTCATCCATTATTTTTTAAGCATTTAATATTCTCAATCAGAAAAATCAAAAGGGTTCCATCTCGGTCCAGCCTAAGTCAAATCAATATGGGCCTGAAAGTTGATGGGTTCGTCCTATCAGGCccataaactttttaaatacgAGACGTATTAAAAAGAAACCGTTTCTCAGAAACGCGTTTCTGTTACGACCAAAGACGCACACAGAGACCTAAAATCCTTTAGCTTGTTTCTTCTTCAACCTCGAAAAAACTGTGTGCAGCATCGCGCCACTTTGAAACCGAAACGCAACGCTCAATAATGCTGAGCTTCAGCCGAAGCTTGTTATCCAAAGccatttacaaaaacaaaagacccaaaaggaaaaacaaaaaatctgttTCCGAAAAACAAGAATATGATGATATAAAAGTAGTAGCAGAAGAAGAGGAAacggaa
It contains:
- the LOC123225901 gene encoding myosin-binding protein 7-like isoform X2 produces the protein MDLEVISPSRDAVKCCNCGCSCASISSSSGTWLRSVKRKYDEFEGGNMFFVPGLAVDSNPRVQIENECTALRETVASQQQTIQDLYVELEEERNASSSAANEAMSMILKLQREKAEVQMEARQFKRFAEEKMSHDQQELFALEDLLYKREQAIQALTCEVQAYRHRMMSYGLTEAEADGDKHGPSHNPNMVESADTQFDLPVFDYPPLKCNLNENYTPLEDDNDSVDIEKYPYGETPCAQSRLKNLEFRIHQMERSPGNSHLDGNFSSGKNLEKVIIGQSPRPQKHSRRFSNDSSSSYMGMFKETGSDSVTESPRFKSYVKKMEQTEDYSSLRKMDTAVEFCDEMSDRVYTIDSVNNGVKYNSFKEPKNGVGVCEDYDNSPRDSLNRYYTEDPDVNKLYMRLQSLEADRESMRQAIISMRTDKAQMVLLKEIAQHLCMEMTPERQMPVRKSSVNRNFSFMSIFKWIASFVFWRKGYRSKYTAGLSADNVGLLLLLDKSTHMRQSRCVHSIQV
- the LOC123225901 gene encoding myosin-binding protein 7-like isoform X1; this encodes MDLEVISPSRDAVKCCNCGCSCASISSSSGTWLRSVKRKYDEFEGGNMFFVPGLAVDSNPRVQIENECTALRETVASQQQTIQDLYVELEEERNASSSAANEAMSMILKLQREKAEVQMEARQFKRFAEEKMSHDQQELFALEDLLYKREQAIQALTCEVQAYRHRMMSYGLTEAEADGDKHGPSHNPNMVESADTQFDLPVFDYPPLKCNLNENYTPLEDDNDSVDIEKYPYGETPRGQNEKYPYGETPCAQSRLKNLEFRIHQMERSPGNSHLDGNFSSGKNLEKVIIGQSPRPQKHSRRFSNDSSSSYMGMFKETGSDSVTESPRFKSYVKKMEQTEDYSSLRKMDTAVEFCDEMSDRVYTIDSVNNGVKYNSFKEPKNGVGVCEDYDNSPRDSLNRYYTEDPDVNKLYMRLQSLEADRESMRQAIISMRTDKAQMVLLKEIAQHLCMEMTPERQMPVRKSSVNRNFSFMSIFKWIASFVFWRKGYRSKYTAGLSADNVGLLLLLDKSTHMRQSRCVHSIQV